The DNA sequence AGCTCTGTGTGCATCGCTTAATTCGATGCTTGATTATCTTTGCATCAAGTTTTATATGAGGCTAAGTATACTATTTCAATCAAGCTTAAGCCCCCTAATATTGCAGTTCAAAAGACTATGAGCAACTtgattgatatataaaatattttttaatatttaacttataATAACTACAacattgtaataataattaaatttataaaaatatttccaatATATGATCtagtaatataaatataagcAAGTGCGCAAATGAATTTGCAAAGCTACCAGCACAGCCAAAAAATTATGTAACTAGATGGCAAAAAGGTAGTGTTGATACAAACCAGTTGGGCTTTGATATCTTCTTGTAACTTCTCCATATCTGATTTTAATTGGTTGACAACACTTCTCTacaaaaacaaggaaacaaaaaattgtTGTGACTGCTTCATATCCTTACAAACAACTatcttaccacaagtaaacttGATGCACCAAGTTAAATTCAAAATACGGTAAGAAACTAACCCGCTGACTAAAAAAACTACACCAGCCTAATTAAGTTCCTTTATACACCCACAATTGAAAGACCAAAAAGCAAGAGACATTTACACTACCACAACTAATTAAGTTCCTTCACACACACAATCACAGGCCAAAATGTTCAGATGTTTGATCTAATATAAAAGGAGTACAGTACAAGTGCCTCCAATTACTGGAAACCTGTTGCTcttcatattaaattattaaaattaaatagcacTACAAGAAATATCATAATATGCGCAATGACCGGTAGTTCTGAAACACCGAGGCATGTTTTATAACTATAGTAACTAATAAAGTTGTCACTTACCAGTAGTTTAGGTTTTAAGAGAAAATAGATTAGAAAACAACGTCAATGAAATTAAAAACTGCAACAGTGTCAAACTTGAATATTCCTCAAAATTATATACTGCAATACATGGGCAAACCTGTTGATTATAATTATCGGTTAGAGTTGAATTTTCAGCAGCTAGTGACTCGGCTAAAACTTGAGAAGCCTCAAGAGCACGTTGCAAGGAAAACTTCTCTTTTGTTAGATCTTCAATATACtgcaaaataaaaagagaacaaaaatataaacaaatataaccTTTATTTTTTCCCATATAATAATAAAGGAGTGGAAAATTAAGATGTCTATAACATGAGTGCATTTTCACTGGAATAATTTCAATACCgactaaaaaaattacaatttacaaaTTCAGTTAAAGCATCACAATTACAAACTTTTGCAAGTTGAGAGACATAGAAAAGACCTACAGACCAAACAAATATGCAAAGCAGAATGTACGAGTACCCACAGAAGAAAGAATAAACTAAAGCACAAAAGATAAGATACAAATAAATTGAGCTTCTAATGCTGCTTGTACAACCAATATGCATCATTTCATTGTTGCAAGTTCATCACTCAGATAAAATACATTTAGACCCACAAACCAAAGAAAGAATCAACTCATAGTTGACATATCAAAAGTAGAACCCTACACTAGTAAATAGTGAGGTTACACCCCTAGTGTATGACAGATACAAGaccaattaataaaataataagttataaTATCAGACACAACACAGCACTAGAGTTTGCTGTCCCAGAGACAAAAGTCTCCAACCAAAGTATTCTCTGACCACAAACTCAAAATAACTTCACACTGGGTAATTACAAAACCTACTATCAGATGGAAAGACCACGTACAATAGGGTTATTTTCAACATATAACTATCACTTAAAGTTTCTAGTACAAACTGTTTTCTAAAGCAGTTATTTGCAACACCTAAATGTCATCCTGAAGTTTCTAACAGAGAACTGTTTTATAATCAATTTGCCACTACATGACAATTTAGCTTCTAAAACTCATAATAATTAAACTACCTCCAATCCGTTAATGGAACTAACTTGGATATAGTTACCACAAATAACAGACTAATAACTAATATCCTGCTGCTTGAATGGATGAACCAATATGATGGATGATTTCTATCCACATTCCATTGGTTTAAACTAGacaaacataaatatcacaATCACGTACGGAAATATCTTAGTTCTAACCTACTGACATTTCTTTCACAATTTAAgcacaaaatcataaaaatttctCCAACTCTAATAAAAAGTAGGCACATGTTAGCTCATATTTAGCATATCAAACATATTCCCATCAACCAGATGCTTGTACAAACAGACATTTGTAGCTGGTAAATTAAGCAGAAAACAATAAACAGAACaaaatcactttttttataCTAACTCATCAAAAAAAGCATCAACAAAGTAAAGCAGTAATCCATCATATAACAGGCTCCAAGAAAGTAATATCATGACTATAACTAGCACAAATCACCTGTTCTAAAGCAGCAAAGTCTTCATTTTTTGAAGATGAGTAATATGCATTCTTCTCCATGCCATTTTCCTTAGCACTTAACAGAGTACCAAGATTATCATTATCAACAACAGAAGGGGCTAAATGCTCAAGTGAACTATGAACATTCTCAGTCTTAAAATTTGGGAAAAGCGGCACACTTTTAGACTCTTCCAGTGGCTTAGGGAAATAAGTAGAGCCTGGTATATCATTGCTGCTTGATTCTAAATGATTGGACACAGAGGAACTTTCCTCTGATTGAAGAAATGGAGAGCCCAAAGAAGTCCTGGAGACATTTAGAGAATCAAGAAAAGATGGGCGTGACCTCCTAGAACTAGATTCCACTGGCAATGGAAGTATTTGTGTATTATAAGAGGAACTTCTTGCTTCGAAACCTGTGGAATGAAATTTTGGCATAGTTGCACCATGAAGACTAGGCAGATTATTATCAGAGCTACTAAACTTGGAGCTGAAAGACTCACTGAAACctgaaataaaacatatattatgCACAACTATGTCGGCAAAGAGCACTATGTGATTGTCAGGTTGTATGCATGAAAAAGGtaaaacaagaaacaaattacaaaaatttgaaactataaaagcaaaatgaaaaataaactattaCCTCCAGAAAGCGAATTATGTGAGTAGCCACTATCTAAAGTGCTAAAATTTGTCAGCTTGATTTGCTGTAGAGCATCAACAGAGTTTTGAGGTATGCTTTTTGAAGGAAAATGTGAAGTGAGATTATCAGTAACCGCATAATCCTTCAACGAGCTGTTACTCTTGTTTGACTGGTCATCATTCATCCCATGTAAACTAAATTGACTAGCATTACTATCAAATTCTTGACTTTCTTGCGGGTGTAGAGGAACACTTTGGTGGTTTGTTGCCCCTGATGGAATTCCATACATATCATTCACATTATTTGTCACATTGTTTTGTCTAAAATCTGTAGATGCAATAACTAAAGCATTATATCTATTATATTCATCAGTATTGGAATTTGCCTCCACCAAATTGGTAGGAGGTGTACTAAGATCATTCCTCACAAAAGAAGTTTTACCAGCCAAAGACCCTTGATTACTACTTTGGCTAAACAAATTCTGAGTCTTGTCATTACCAATCCCCAAAGTTGAACTGTCAGTAACAGCTCCTCCCACACCATCAGATGTCGTAACTCCATCAAACTGGTTAATGCGTACATTTTCAACTTCAGAAGATTGTTTTTTATTCAAGTTATCATCAGAATTGTGAACTTGGCTAGAGTTTGAAGTCTTCTTGGCTCGCTCTGCAGCTTTCTTTTTACGAAACTCCTCCAGCTGCAAGACccaaaaatccaaaatatttGAGATTGACAAAATGAAAAGCACAAAAGAGAATAGTTTTTCAGAAGTAGTACAAACTACAAAGTAGCACAACACGGTAACTTAGAACTAATAATGAAATGAGTAATCAAATTGCATTGAAAATATATGGAATCTATAGATCATTCATCTGTGTCTTCCTGTTGAGCTTAGGCGTGATGTATTTCTTGACAAGGTCTCAAAGCCTCTAATGATCATGCAATCTACAGTTTGTTCCTTGTAACCTAGCCCAATTCATTTAATTACAAGTTAAATTTCAACACAGACTAAGGTAGACCTATGAATTGCCAACACTTCAAGCCCAGAGGGCTATTGCTTAAGGCAAGgtgtcaaatataaaaaagcaCATTCATAAATCTTCACCAAACAATTGTAAGTAGAGATACTGGGTTCTTGACAAAAAGGGTACATTATGCAGAACTATCACAGTGACATGCCCACTATAGAACCTTTAAGTAAAAGTTAGAAACAAAGAACGCCCCTTTTCATTCAAAGAACCTTAATGTAATTAACTGAGAATTCTGAGATTAAGAGAAGTAATGAACACTTCTATAGTATGACAGCTGATTTCAATAACATTCCAAAAGGAAATTATATTCTAAACCTAATAAACGACTGAATCACTTCAGAATAACTACATAAAGGGACTAGAATTAGATTAACTAAATCAAGATTTACTGAGATATACGTTACAAATCATGCAAAGTCCAACATTTAAgacaacataaaaacataacttGAGGCATTTAGCACCTAAAGGAAAATCTTCTTTAGACATATGAAAAACAGTTATTAATCCCAAGTAGCTGCACAGAATGGCCAACCTACCTAATCTGTTATGGGAGGAAGACCACTATTATGGAATTCcagatataatttaaatagtttatactacatgtgtgtgtgtgtgtgtatatatatatatatatatagatgctcaagaataaaaatatccataaataaAAGAGCAAAATCCCAAGAATTCACGTCTTAAGAAGTTCTGTCTTTGGGCCAACATAGTGGTTGCCATGGCCATGACACCACAAGGCTGCTGTAGTCTGCTATTTACTACTCTGGAAGTAAAAGGCATCATTCACGgaaaatttatcaatatacaATATTACTATTAGGTAAATGGCTTCCCTGGTTGTATGATAAACTAACAAGTTTATTCTTTTACATGGTAAATTTATCACTCCCCAAATGCTcatgataaattattatatgCTTGAATTATTTATGACTACTGAAGATTATCTTAAAATAGGACTCTTCAAAAAGGGAACCGGGAAGAAGGATCAGTATGATGCAAATCCTGGTTGTATGATGCAAATCAAACCCAAGAGTCGATGCAAAATAAGCTGATGGTAAAAGAAACAGACCTGGCCACCAATGAAACTAGCTAGTACATATCAAGTAGTCAAGTCCTAAACAAAAAGCATAAGTGTGACGGAGATTAATGCAATAATGTATGAGTAACATACAAAAAGAAGGATAACTAAATCCCAAGAAGGGAGAAAAAGTGACTCTCACAAGATTATTCTCACTATCCCCAaaaggtataattattgatttggtaccccaattttttgagtttattcaatttggtccccgaATTTTTAGAAGATTCAATTTGATACCCTTGTTTTTGAAAGTGGATCAGTTTAGTAACTCCCGTTATATTCCAGTTAACACTGTTTGTATAATGATGAGTTGTCTCTGtgcaacaaattaaaagactaaTTTTAATACCATCCTGAATACACTTGATCAAGGAAACATCAATAGAGACTAAAATGATGTTAAGTACACCCAACAAACAAGCCAACCCGATTAACAACTTCACCCACGTTTCCATTGTGCAATGACAACTCACCACTATACAAACAGCGTTAACTAGATTATAACCGGAGGTACTAAACTGAAccactttaaaaaataagggTACCAAATTAAACCTTCCAAAAACTcggagaccaaattgaaccttccAAAAATTCGGGAACCAAATCGATCCAACTCAAAAAATTGGGGGACCAAATCAACAATTATACCATCCCCAGACCAAACGATAGCAACCACGGTTTTAAGGAAATGGCCTACCACCACAGCTTTGGCTGTAATGTCATGGTTTTTGGTTGGAATATCCACCACCACAATAGCAGCCACATTTGTCTAGAATTTCCACCAATATCAAGTCACATGACTGAACCATGACTATAATTTAAAACCGTAGCAGCCTAAAAAATATCATAAGCTTTGTAAACCCAAAAAACGGATCCTCAAGCAAGAAGCTACTAGATCACCAAGCTCCATCCAACAGACCCTCCTCTTGCATATACTCAGAAACAACCACCCCCGTTATTTCCTGCCCCTCAACTACCTTGAAAGACTGACAAGTAATGCGTCATTGAAGATCACAAATTCCAGTTCCTTTCAGCTCCCCTCCAATCATTTCACTATTCCCTTCCCTTTACCATCCCAATCACAATCAGTACAATAATCCAAGAGCTACAAAACGTTCATGacaagcaaaaataaaaaaactgcaTCCAAGTCGAaccacaaaaattaaaaccctATACCGAACCACCCACATTACTCCCACGTGCACAAATGCGCAACATTATAGCAACGGAAACACGGAATTAAGCAAATCAACAACACATTTCTCAATCTCAATCTCCAACAAGTCCACAATCAGGACAAAAACGAAACAGCAAACCCAAATCAACCAAACAAACAAATCCATACCCTTTTCTTGCCAGCTTCAAGATGTTCTTGCTTCCGCGACGACGCGGAGGAGTTAGGCAGCACCTGAGCCGATGCCATTAAAGAACCAAGAACAAACGATCTATAACGAAAAAGAAAAACGCACAAATTCAAAACCTCAACGCGCAAATCGCCATCACCCTCGCAATGGATCCGAATCAAGCAGCCCCAAACCCTAGCATCAGAAGGAATTTCCCAGATCGCGGAACTGATGAACAATAACGGTGCAATGAAAGGAATTCATAAAAAtgggaaaataatttgaaaatttgagaaaagaaaGTTTGGGAGGAACAAAGGAATCGAAATTGCGTGCGGTGTATTGCGTTTCGCGGAGGGTGTCCGATCTGATCGGAGAGAGAGATTTGGGTCTCTCTCTTGGTTTTGGATTTGggttttctttgtatttttggctttatatttttgttttttttttggctcTGGTTTGCAACGTTTTTATTATTTGAGAAGATGGAGGCAGGTGATGGAGGGTTTGAACTAATTTGGGTGCGTCGCTGGGAATCACCAAAAGAGGACATGTGTCCATGCCATTTCACTCAATCCATTTTTCTAATGTAAGAggaaaattgtttatattttttaattcataaaaataattgttgaaataaataatgggtttaatataatatattttacttttaatataataataaaaaatcaatacaaaagttttaattttattttaaataattaaaataattaaagtaatacgTAATGTGttcatttatttcaaatattaaaaaaaatacattaaaataaatatttattatattaaaaaggaatgacataaatacttatttatgattatttaattaaatattttaaaaatagttttataaatggttttattcatgaaatatgGTTAAACTTTAAGAATGTTTTTAAGATGTAATTTACCAAAactatttaaagaaaatgtttcattgttattttaataggaaaatctaatttaatttgtaaacttagctttgtattttaaatttgcCATAATTACGTTTTGAATTATcgataaattcaaaaattatcaattaagtccttattaaattttgataatttattaagttctcaaaattttaaagttaagtTTCTGTAATTAGATCTTACCGTTAATTGTGTGGCAATTACTATTTACTTAAATGTTGTTATATAATAGTTAATTACTTGTCAAAGATTTATTGaatttaacgaaaattattcttaaaaatgaattaaaattaaaaattaaaatataaaaagtatattaaattataaaatataaaattaaataacaataaaattattaaattattaaatataaattataatttaagtttcataagttttttatttttttaattgtctaattttattgttaatattttttatattttataattaattcattataaatttaaaaactataaaattttataattataaaaatctaaaattaccaaattatagaatacaaaaatattattcgtaaaattagataattaaaaaattgtgaaaattaaattgtgaaattatatttttaattttatatttcataatgttattattatctagttttatatttatagttatataaaaaattcttttaattttatattttttttaattttttaattttaatttgttttaaaaaaaatttttgttaaatacagACAATATTTTAAAGAGatctttattattaaaatcttttagttagagatggcaaataaatctgTTATCGTGATATTGTCCGAACTTGTCCTCATTTTAAGAGAATTTTCGTATTGACTgagtatgggtataagaaatcCCTAACTTTTTCAATTAGGTATGGAGATGTGTACACATCCCCGTCATAATACTCGTtctcatttaaattaataaaatattcacaattaattaagtaaccatatatatatatatatatatatatatatacttttattttttatttcttctaaatatctGGTTTGTCATGATACTCATTCGCATcgcatctctaatatatttttcattttatcataacatttatttaattatgttaaaatgacgTATAATACTCGTTTccgtttaaattaataaaataatcacaatcaattgagtaatatatatatatatatatatatatatatatatatattctattttttatttcttttaattatctGGTTTGTCATGATactcattcgcatctctaatatatttttcattttatcataacatttatgtaattatgttaaaatgatgtatgtcaattaaaaaatattatgtctcacgtttgaatatttctattattttttaatatttttatttattaatatttttctttcacgtgataatgtttaatactctcaatttaaatgtttaatagcataaacatttcatttactaggtaatataaaaaaaaatatttacttattattattcatttttgttttatttgaagaactatttttttgtttccctaaaaaaattttatttatttataccaTTGAGTAtgtatgttaatatttgaaaagttttcgtagatctctaagatgtttttcattttatcatacccttaattatacattttgatttccttttgtgcaatttctttcaatagtctctcaaattgtttctaagacacacatttgttaattttttaatatttttatttgttgtttattttcatcataatgtagaatactattttgatatattttatctatttattttttattttttaactcattatcaattatactgtaatttttttactataattgtataaataatttttatttactgcaatataaaaatttaatgtaattgacatgaatattttttttatcactatcaaacatatattggagttcaaaaggtACAAatatctatgtcaaaattttattattatgtttgttatttgttcCTTAcgttattttgatcaagtgatgtattataacctTTATTAGTGTACAAAAAAGAttcattacaatttaaaaaattaaagtaaacaaacattttaaatatattttaatttgcatatttgttttcctttatatttttttaaaaatagttttaaattttatcaagtaggtttcattaatgtttgcaaattcaataaatattttggttcttatgaaatttatttggtattctaatctaagatgtaaacaattttaatttatttcaaagtatttgatatcgaagaaacaatcatccttctaatattgaatatttgttaatttatatctcttttaccgtaatttttttattattttatcaaaattaattaaaattaatattgaagtagtaagaaacgGGTACCAGCATGAGTACAAGATTATACTTGTTCTCCGGTGAGGAtgggatgagacaaaaatttgatacctaTTATCCGATAAGGATgggaatgaaacaaaaatttgatatccGTTGGATTTGGACATAAGGATGAAgatcaatttttttctacaagACATAGGTATGGAATAACAAAATTCATCATTGTCCCGCCCTTCTCATCTTTACTTTTAGTATTATGTGGtgtcatttaaataaaacgaaaaattaatttaattatcatgttataCTATTAAAACTAGTATCTAACTCAATGAAAAAGTTTTAGTATTATAAAGACTCAATAAATCACACAAAAGAAGTGATAGATAAAAACTAAATcgcaaattttcaaattcattgaaaactcaaaacataattaattctttaaatttaaatttgtaataaatcATTCATTTTAGGGAAACTCAACCTATTAGGTAACATGTCTggtgttaattttattttcttatcggTGATACTCTAaattaatttgagaaaataatttatctatatCTACAGTGTTGACAAACAAATATATTCAATctatacattataaaaatataaaagtaattaatcgAATGAAATTCATTCCTTCATTTATAATACCCTTATTTatctttgataaaaaaacaacttttttttaaaaaactaaagttATAGCTGTAAACTAATAcatatatacattaaaaaaaattaagttaagcGAGAGTAACactatatttgtattttttaaatgtctttTAATGAAATGAATAACTAACATATGAGTTAAAGTAACATAAAATGAATACTTAGGATGAAtaactttttatctttattctctcttttttacaatttttgttatgataataaaaatttataaaattattattataaaattaaaataatttttataacttttaatgtaaatagttttaatatattttgtaaacagttttataattacaaaattgtcaagtttaaaaaaacaatcaaataaaaaatggttaaatttaaataaattatcattaaaattgataaaataattattttcatttaaaaatatttatttaaagagtaaaattaaaaaacaaagatagacacaaaaaataaaaatccccATATATAGATTAGTGTACAGATTAATAACATTGATTATCAATTAATGCATTTTTCTAAACCTATATACTTATTACTAGGTttgtctcttttttttctttctatgaACAATTCATTGAAAGTATCTACTAATTCTTAAAACTCTCCTACATGACATAATAATGTTTTATGACATGATTTCATCCTTACCATTTAACTTGTAAGAAACTTCTCACCAGTGGTATAAATCCCTAACTCACTTAccctattatttattaaaattaatatttatttttttgtttactatttttgttaaagaccgataagtgccaaaattcaGTAAAGATTCATACAAAAGTTTGACACTTATGCTTTTAACTtgtgttcattttattttgattcccCTGATTTAAGTAAAAGGTtaagtcccaattttcgtcaagttttttgaaacaagtcataattttggttttgtgttcaaataggtcccaattttcgtcaattttgttcaattgggtctttttttgctaacaccgtttaaatcattaacggccatgatcagtgactgccacgtgtcacttcgtagtttttttgaatttttttatttttatttttatttttttgaatattttttttaaattttttaaaatttttttaaatatacacgtgtcaacctaggagtgtgccactagggatggcaacggggcggggcgggtacgggtatcatgatcccatccccatccccataataaaaattcatccccatccccatccccaaacccaacgggtatacaacttttgacccatccccatcactaccgggtaacgggtattttcttatacccatacccatacccatttttttattgttccatatatcaattaaatattttttataaaaaaaatttaaaaatcacaccaacggaatcatgatactatcaaaatattcaatattaaaataacatactctttttgattttcatgatgtcaaatattaagaaaaatattataatagtataaa is a window from the Vigna unguiculata cultivar IT97K-499-35 chromosome 7, ASM411807v1, whole genome shotgun sequence genome containing:
- the LOC114189643 gene encoding protein BLISTER isoform X3; its protein translation is MASAQVLPNSSASSRKQEHLEAGKKRLEEFRKKKAAERAKKTSNSSQVHNSDDNLNKKQSSEVENVRINQFDGVTTSDGVGGAVTDSSTLGIGATNHQSVPLHPQESQEFDSNASQFSLHGMNDDQSNKSNSSLKDYAVTDNLTSHFPSKSIPQNSVDALQQIKLTNFSTLDSGYSHNSLSGGFSESFSSKFSSSDNNLPSLHGATMPKFHSTGFEARSSSYNTQILPLPVESSSRRSRPSFLDSLNVSRTSLGSPFLQSEESSSVSNHLESSSNDIPGSTYFPKPLEESKSVPLFPNFKTENVHSSLEHLAPSVVDNDNLGTLLSAKENGMEKNAYYSSSKNEDFAALEQYIEDLTKEKFSLQRALEASQVLAESLAAENSTLTDNYNQQRSVVNQLKSDMEKLQEDIKAQLAELEAFKSEYTNAQLECNAADERAKLLASEVIGLEEKALRLRSSELKLEKQLQNAQAEISSYRKKISSLDKDRHDLQSTIDALQEEKKLLLSKMRKVSTTGKSIESQTSKRDISTSTEDLASEDPASNSSNPEINDNAAEASSSSSLVPETRRSSLGVSSVNIPHDQMRMIENINALISELSLEKEELIRVLTLESSECSRMKEINKELSRKLEVQTQRLELLTAQSMVHENISTKQPDSRSVYENIPYADEGDEVVERVLGWIMKLFPGGPSKRRTSKLL
- the LOC114189643 gene encoding protein BLISTER isoform X1 gives rise to the protein MASAQVLPNSSASSRKQEHLEAGKKRLEEFRKKKAAERAKKTSNSSQVHNSDDNLNKKQSSEVENVRINQFDGVTTSDGVGGAVTDSSTLGIGNDKTQNLFSQSSNQGSLAGKTSFVRNDLSTPPTNLVEANSNTDEYNRYNALVIASTDFRQNNVTNNVNDMYGIPSGATNHQSVPLHPQESQEFDSNASQFSLHGMNDDQSNKSNSSLKDYAVTDNLTSHFPSKSIPQNSVDALQQIKLTNFSTLDSGYSHNSLSGGFSESFSSKFSSSDNNLPSLHGATMPKFHSTGFEARSSSYNTQILPLPVESSSRRSRPSFLDSLNVSRTSLGSPFLQSEESSSVSNHLESSSNDIPGSTYFPKPLEESKSVPLFPNFKTENVHSSLEHLAPSVVDNDNLGTLLSAKENGMEKNAYYSSSKNEDFAALEQYIEDLTKEKFSLQRALEASQVLAESLAAENSTLTDNYNQQRSVVNQLKSDMEKLQEDIKAQLAELEAFKSEYTNAQLECNAADERAKLLASEVIGLEEKALRLRSSELKLEKQLQNAQAEISSYRKKISSLDKDRHDLQSTIDALQEEKKLLLSKMRKVSTTGKSIESQTSKRDISTSTEDLASEDPASNSSNPEINDNAAEASSSSSLVPETRRSSLGVSSVNIPHDQMRMIENINALISELSLEKEELIRVLTLESSECSRMKEINKELSRKLEVQTQRLELLTAQSMVHENISTKQPDSRSVYENIPYADEGDEVVERVLGWIMKLFPGGPSKRRTSKLL
- the LOC114189643 gene encoding protein BLISTER isoform X4, with protein sequence MASAQVLPNSSASSRKQEHLEAGKKRLEEFRKKKAAERAKKTSNSSQVHNSDDNLNKKQSSEVENVRINQFDGVTTSDGVGGAVTDSSTLGIGNDKTQNLFSQSSNQGSLAGKTSFVRNDLSTPPTNLVEANSNTDEYNRYNALVIASTDFRQNNVTNNVNDMYGIPSGATNHQSVPLHPQESQEFDSNASQFSLHGMNDDQSNKSNSSLKDYAVTDNLTSHFPSKSIPQNSVDALQQIKLTNFSTLDSGYSHNSLSGGFSESFSSKFSSSDNNLPSLHGATMPKFHSTGFEARSSSYNTQILPLPVESSSRRSRPSFLDSLNVSRTSLGSPFLQSEESSSVSNHLESSSNDIPGSTYFPKPLEESKSVPLFPNFKTENVHSSLEHLAPSVVDNDNLGTLLSAKENGMEKNAYYSSSKNEDFAALEQYIEDLTKEKFSLQRALEASQVLAESLAAENSTLTDNYNQQRSVVNQLKSDMEKLQEDIKAQLAELEAFKSEYTNAQLECNAADERAKLLASEVIGLEEKALRLRSSELKLEKQLQNAQAEISSYRKKISSLDKDRHDLQSTIDALQEEKKLLLSKMRKVSTTGKSIESQTSKRDISTSTEDLASEDPASNSSNPEINDNAAEASSSSSLVPETRRSSLGVSSVNIPHDQMRMIENINALISEVGFGLLRIRCH
- the LOC114189643 gene encoding protein BLISTER isoform X2, producing the protein MASAQVLPNSSASSRKQEHLEAGKKRLEEFRKKKAAERAKKTSNSSQVHNSDDNLNKKQSSEVENVRINQFDGVTTSDGVGGAVTDSSTLGIGNDKTQNLFSQSSNQGSLAGATNHQSVPLHPQESQEFDSNASQFSLHGMNDDQSNKSNSSLKDYAVTDNLTSHFPSKSIPQNSVDALQQIKLTNFSTLDSGYSHNSLSGGFSESFSSKFSSSDNNLPSLHGATMPKFHSTGFEARSSSYNTQILPLPVESSSRRSRPSFLDSLNVSRTSLGSPFLQSEESSSVSNHLESSSNDIPGSTYFPKPLEESKSVPLFPNFKTENVHSSLEHLAPSVVDNDNLGTLLSAKENGMEKNAYYSSSKNEDFAALEQYIEDLTKEKFSLQRALEASQVLAESLAAENSTLTDNYNQQRSVVNQLKSDMEKLQEDIKAQLAELEAFKSEYTNAQLECNAADERAKLLASEVIGLEEKALRLRSSELKLEKQLQNAQAEISSYRKKISSLDKDRHDLQSTIDALQEEKKLLLSKMRKVSTTGKSIESQTSKRDISTSTEDLASEDPASNSSNPEINDNAAEASSSSSLVPETRRSSLGVSSVNIPHDQMRMIENINALISELSLEKEELIRVLTLESSECSRMKEINKELSRKLEVQTQRLELLTAQSMVHENISTKQPDSRSVYENIPYADEGDEVVERVLGWIMKLFPGGPSKRRTSKLL